A portion of the Armatimonadota bacterium genome contains these proteins:
- the secE gene encoding preprotein translocase subunit SecE: MSKPGGTAPQAPASIPIPKSKKGLGGFFGDVSRELKKVHWPPVHETNRLTGVVLAVGLFLILLLFGLSEVTAMLLSLITKGRV, translated from the coding sequence ATGTCAAAACCAGGTGGAACCGCGCCTCAAGCGCCCGCAAGCATCCCGATCCCAAAGAGCAAGAAGGGATTGGGCGGCTTCTTTGGCGACGTTTCGCGAGAGCTGAAGAAAGTGCACTGGCCGCCCGTACACGAGACCAACCGGTTGACCGGGGTGGTGCTCGCCGTCGGCCTGTTCCTCATCCTCTTGTTGTTTGGCCTGTCTGAAGTCACCGCCATGCTGTTGAGCCTGATCACCAAGGGGCGAGTTTAG
- a CDS encoding S1/P1 nuclease: MRLFPRSSRFSAGLAALFLFPASLLAWHDGGHMTVAEIAWRKMTPAARLVAQRLVQTGADERTNTFATAACWADDHKTPKDGPWHYRDTFFRADGKKTDLKPDEENAVWALEKFTKMLGDKRASDGDRAQALRFVLHIVGDLHQPLHCVARVTEENPKGDRGGNDFRVLAPENMEPRPRNLHFYWDMAGGLFTKVERPMSAEGQTVIAKWADGAEAIYPLDKHRSAARDLNYDRWTEEGLALCKKQVYDLVPGTVPSPEYQAACQKTAKERIALAGYRLANLLNRLLK; encoded by the coding sequence ATGCGGCTTTTTCCCAGATCCAGCCGGTTTTCCGCCGGTTTGGCAGCCTTGTTCCTGTTTCCGGCCAGCCTGCTTGCCTGGCATGATGGCGGCCACATGACGGTCGCCGAAATCGCCTGGCGAAAGATGACACCGGCAGCGCGCTTGGTCGCCCAGAGGCTGGTTCAAACGGGCGCCGACGAGCGAACGAACACGTTCGCCACCGCGGCCTGCTGGGCCGATGACCACAAAACCCCTAAGGACGGGCCCTGGCACTATCGCGATACCTTTTTTCGGGCAGACGGCAAGAAGACTGACCTGAAGCCCGATGAGGAGAACGCCGTCTGGGCCCTGGAGAAGTTCACCAAGATGCTGGGCGACAAGAGGGCTTCCGACGGCGACCGAGCCCAGGCCCTGCGGTTCGTGCTCCACATCGTCGGCGACCTTCATCAGCCGTTGCACTGCGTGGCGCGCGTGACCGAGGAGAACCCGAAGGGGGATCGTGGCGGCAACGACTTCCGCGTGCTCGCGCCAGAGAACATGGAGCCGCGCCCGCGCAACCTCCACTTCTATTGGGATATGGCGGGCGGGCTGTTCACGAAGGTCGAGCGCCCGATGAGCGCGGAAGGGCAGACGGTGATCGCAAAGTGGGCGGACGGCGCCGAAGCTATTTATCCGCTGGACAAGCACCGAAGCGCGGCTCGCGACCTTAATTACGATCGATGGACCGAGGAGGGCCTCGCTCTTTGCAAGAAACAGGTCTACGACTTGGTGCCGGGAACTGTCCCATCGCCGGAATATCAGGCAGCCTGCCAAAAGACCGCGAAGGAGCGAATTGCGCTTGCCGGTTACCGCCTCGCCAACCTGCTGAACAGGCTGCTAAAGTAG
- the nusG gene encoding transcription termination/antitermination factor NusG: MPKTWYAVHTIAGHENRVRDVLTRRAQVEGLWNIDIFQVLIPTERELTTRGGKRVEVDRKVFPGYILVQMALTDETFKLVKSTSGVTGFVQSGNKPVPLEEYEVQRIMKNLETSKEAPKASWSKGDAIRVVEGPFSDFTGRIEEVNTDKERLKVLINIFGRDTPVELEYSQVEKL, from the coding sequence ATGCCGAAGACTTGGTACGCAGTCCACACCATCGCGGGCCACGAGAACCGCGTGCGCGACGTCCTGACGCGACGGGCGCAGGTCGAGGGACTCTGGAACATCGACATCTTCCAGGTCCTGATCCCAACCGAGCGCGAGCTGACCACGCGAGGCGGCAAGCGTGTGGAGGTCGACCGCAAAGTTTTCCCCGGATACATCTTGGTTCAAATGGCGCTGACCGATGAGACCTTCAAGCTGGTCAAATCCACGAGCGGCGTAACCGGGTTCGTCCAGAGCGGAAACAAGCCGGTTCCGCTGGAGGAATACGAGGTTCAGCGCATCATGAAGAACCTCGAGACCAGCAAGGAAGCGCCGAAGGCAAGCTGGAGCAAGGGCGACGCGATCCGCGTGGTTGAAGGTCCATTCTCCGATTTCACTGGCCGCATCGAAGAGGTCAACACCGACAAGGAACGCCTCAAGGTGCTCATCAACATCTTTGGCCGCGATACCCCCGTCGAACTGGAGTACTCTCAGGTCGAGAAGTTGTAG